GGCTTCGGCTTCCATGCAAAGCGCCACCTTCTTTTCGTAGTTGGCTTCGCGGTTTTTGTCTTCGGCCTTCAGGTTTTCCTTGTGCTGTGCATAGTAGGCAGCCGTTGCCGCCTTGAAACGTTCGGTAAGGGCAGCCACGTTTTCCTTGGGCACCATGCCAATGGCCTTCCACTGTTCCTGGATTTCCTGCATGGCCTTGTACTTGTCCTTCCAGAACATTTCCGTGTTCTTGACAAGTTCTTCGATCTTGGCACAAAGGACTTCCTTGGCGGCCAAGTTCTTCTGGCGTTCTGCAGTCATCTCTTCAATGAAGGCGGCGCAGTTTTCCTTGATCTTTTCGTAGTTGCTCTGGAAGTGATCGCGGTATTCCTGCAGCTTGGCGGCAGAGATAGGTCCGATTTCTTTCCAGCGGTTCGTAATATCCTTGAGCTTGGCAAGAACGGCCTGACTACCTTCTTCCTTGGTCAATGCATCCATTTCAAGGAGCAAGTCGTCGCGGTCCTTTTCGTTATGCCAGTTTTCCCACTGCTGCATTTCCTGGAAGCGAGCAGTAGCAGCCTTGTATTCCTGCCACAAGTCATGGTACTTGAACTTGTTTTCGCCCACGATTTCTTTCCACTGCTGGTAGAATTCGCGAACCTTCTTGTTCAAGTCGCGGAAGTCTTCGTTTTCGTCGAGAGCCTTTACCTTTTCGATAATAGCCTTGAGCTTTGCGGAATTTTCTTCGAAGCGCTTCTGGGAATCTTCTTCGTATGCAGAAATCTTGTTAGAGAGCGTATTGCGGAGCGCATTGTAAGACTGCAACATCGGGTCTTCGCCTTCCAACAGCGGAAGCTTTTCCCATTCGCGGACAATGGCGTGCAAATGCTTCTTGGTCATATCGTTAGCGTCGGTATCAGCCAATGCCTTAAGGCGTTCCAGCAGTTCCGGTCGCACCGATTCGTCGGTCGCTTCGGGCACGTCCACGACGACTTCTTTAACCTTGCGCAAATCCTGCACCTTGAAGGTTGCATTGTTGTAGCGCTTGGTCCAAGCGGCATCCATCAGGGACTTGCTTTCGGCACATTCAGCGAGAATGGCATCCACGCGTTCAGCGTTGTCGGCCACCTTGTTTTCAGAAATCAGAGATTCAAGTTCTTCAAGACCGGCGGTCAAAGCGGCAATCTTCGCCTGCTTTTCGGCTTCGGCCTTTTCGGCAGCGATGCGAGCAGCATCCGCTTCATCGCAGAACTTCTTGAAGCTTGCATAAACTTCGTCAATCGTCGCCTGCTTGTCGCCCATGCCAAGCTTAGCGGCTTCTTCCATCAAAGATTCAAACTGAGACTTGACAGAGAGAGGTTCCTTCTGCGCTGCCAAGAAATGAGCTTGCTGTACAAGAGCTTCGCGCTTGCTTGCCAAGAGTTCGGCCGCCTTCTTACCGTTGTCTTCAGCATCTTTTCTTGCGCGGATTCGTTCACTTGCAGCCTTGCGAACTTCGGGCTGTCTGGAGCTCTTTGCGATATCCTGGAGCAAGGAGTCGGAGGTCACCTTGCGTGCAGCCGTCATCGCGATATCTTCGTCCAAGTCGCGGTTAGCGGCAAGGGCCAAGATCGACTGCTTGGTACAAATCTTTACGAGTTCTGCACGAACGAGACCTGCGGTGTTCACACCCTTGAGCAAATCTTCGGCATAGTGCGTATCCTTAACGTCTTGCAGATAAGCGAGATCCTCGGCACTCGGTTGAGCCTCGTTTTTAAGCTTTTTGACCACTTCTTCCAAATAACGAGTCTTAGCGGTACGCTTCACTTCTTCGTCGGAATCGCTTTCCGAAATCTTACGCAAGGTTGAAATGATGTTCAACTTCTTTACGGCAGCAATCCTTACAGAAGCATCGGTATCGGAACTGGCAATGCGATCCAGAACATCCTGGTTGTCCGCACCCAATTCAGCGATAGCTTCCAGTCGCTTTTCGGGGTTGGAATTTTGCCATTTCGGTTTAAAGGCGTCAAATAAGCTCATAGAGATCTCCAATAGTATGGCAACTCCCAAAGGGGAATTACATACTATAATCTAACAAAAAAAGTTTTTTGAAACAAAAAAGATTGTAAAATAGGCGCTTTTTGCGGTATTAACTATCTTTTAGCCCGTGACAAAACGAATCCCAAAACTTATTGCCCCCGAAGAGGTACACCAGAAGCTCAAATCCGAATTGTTAACGGATTTTTGCGAAGTGTACATTCCCATGGCCCCCGATGTATACACCTACGGCGTGCCGGCAGGGGTCACCCTTGTGCGTGGAGACATTGTATGGGTTCAGTTTGCCACCCGTAAAAAGCCGGCCCTCGCCGTGGTTTCCAAAGTCCACCAGGACCGTCCCAAGTTTGACGTGCGCCCCGCTTACCCGCACCAGTCAGGCTATCGTTTTAGCGAACGCTATATGGAGATGCTTGAATGGACGGCACGCTATTATATAAGTACGCCCATGAAGGCGCTGTTCGTGTTCTGGCCTAGCGACTTCGAGAAGTATCTCGCGGCAGTTGCAGTAGACAGTAGACAAGAGACGAAAGACGAGAGAACGGCCCAAAGGGGCCTACAGACGAGAGACGAAATAAATGCTCCGACACTGACGCTAGAACAAACTAACGCGTTCAACACGCTTTGCGAAGAACTGAACAAGACCGGTTTCCGTGGCGTATTGCTTCACGGCGTCACCGGATCGGGCAAGACCCGAGTTTACCAGGAACTCGCCCGCGAAGCCCTCAAGCAAAACAAGAAAGTTTTAATCCTCGTGCCCGAAATCGGGCTTACCCCGCAAACGCTCAAGCGCTTTGAAGATTTTCTGCAAGTCCCGATTGTGGTTTTGCATTCGGCACTTTCTGCCCCCAAGAAGCGCGAAGGCTACGTCTCGATTTTAAAGGGCGACGTACAAGTAGTTCTCGGCACCCGCAGCGCGATTCTTGCGCCGTTTGATTTTGACCTCGTGATTCTCGACGAAGAGCACGACACTTCCTTCAAGCAGCAGGATCCGGCACCGCGCTACCACACCCGCGAAATGGCATTCCATTTGGCGTACAAGTACGGTGCCCTTGTGGTTCTCGGAAGCGCCACACCTTGCCTCGAAACATTCTATAATGCGCTGGCGAAAAATTTAAAGATCGTCACGCTCAAGGAACGTGCCACGCAGGCGCCACTCCCGAAGGTGCAAATCATCGACATGGGCAAGATGCGCCAGCAAAAGGGCATTCTCCTGTCGCCCACGCTGCGCGAAGCGTTGACCGATTGCATCGAGAAGGGCGACCAGGCGATTATCCTCATGAACCGCCGCGGTTTTTCGAAGATGCGCGTGTGCACTGAATGCGGCGAAACACTTTACTGCAAGCACTGCCACATTCCACTCGTATACCACAAGCAATACCGCTCGCTCATGTGCCACTACTGCGCCGCCCTTTACCCGGTGAACACACCGTGTAGCGCCTGCGGCGCCGAAACTTACGAGTTTGTGGGCGGCGCCATCGAAATGCTCGAAGAAGAAATCGCCGAATGGATTCCGAATGCAAAGGTGATTCGCATGGACCGCGACACAACGCAAAATGTGGGTGCCACTGAAAAGATTCTCGATGCGTTCCGCAACCGCGAATACAACATTCTGATTGGAACGCAGATGGTCGCCAAGGGCCACGACTTCCCGGGTGTGCAATTAGTCGGGGTCGTTGGCGCCGATAGCGGGCTTGGCATTCCCGATTTCCGCTCCACCGAAAGGCTTTTCCAACTGCTCAGCCAGACTGCAGGGCGCGCGGGTCGTGCCGGCGGCGAAGGCCAAGTACTTATTCAGACGCTCAAACCGTCTGAGCCCATCATGCAGTTTGCCGTGAACCATGACTTCATCGGCTTCGCGAATAAAGAAATGGAAGACCGGCGCGCCGCCTTCTACCCGCCTTTCTGCAAGCTCGTGGAAATCAGCTGCGGTAGCCGCGACGAAGACTTGTTGCGCCACACCGTCGAACGGCTCGAAGCCCTTCTCCGCGCGAACAAGAATCTCATGGTGCTCGGCCCTGTGGACGCCTTCGTGCCCGTCGTGCAAAACGTACATTGGGCAAAGCTCTACATCAAGACACAAGACCTCGCCCCCGTGCGCAAAGTTCTGCACCCCATAATAAATGCACCCAAGCCCTGGGTGCAAAATGTGGAAATCAAAGTAGAAATTGAATAGGCCTAGAACGGCCCTATCGTAAACGCATAGCCGATACTAAAATAAAAGCCAGGGACATACAGGGCCGGCGACCACACCAATCCTAGTTCAAAAGCCATATAGTTTTCATAGAAAACCGACGTACGCGATTCCAGATACTTCATATCCATATCAAGCGGGATCTTGACCTTTTCGCGCATGCCAACCGCACTTTCTTTTTGGAAATAGTATTCTCCATACACGTTTATGCCTTCGACATGTTTGACCGTCTCGGTATAAGAGGTATCACCCCTGTAATTGGTTATGGGGCGATCTGAACCAGGATAACGATCTATCTCTTTTCCGGCCCACAACAAATCTCCATAACCGGCACCAAAGCCATAGCACCTGGCACTCGTCGGGCTACAATGAACAAGACCCAGGTTCACATCATAGTGACCTCCGAATCCAGCGTAGCCACCCACATACATCGAAGAATCCTTATACCAATTCATATCGTCAATAATGGGGTCGGGATAGTAAGAGAAATTCAAGCCAACTCCACCACTCAACTTGATTGCCCAATTTTTCGAAATACTCCCTACATAGACGGGAGAGTACAAGTTGTCATAATTCGTGAACTCGCCATCAACCAAGTCTTCATCATCGAAATCTTTAAGGTCCTTTCTCGGCACGCTCATCTTTTTGACTCTGACAACTTCTTCGCCTCTATTATTTCTACCGGCGCGGCCCTTATATTCAATCGTCTTGTAACCAGACTTGACATGCAACGAATCCTTTTGCCCGAAAAAACCACTTTCATAGCGCAATTCATGAATCAAGCCATTACCGCTCCAGAACAGGTTTGTCCCATCTACATTGTACTGGAAACGATGTCCTTTAAACGGCATAATCAACAAGCGATACAAATGACCGGTCGAGAATTCAAACAAATAGCGGGCAGAGCGTTCTTCGACTTCTTTTTGCAATTTCGTCAGGCTA
Above is a window of Fibrobacter sp. UWT2 DNA encoding:
- a CDS encoding DUF349 domain-containing protein, whose translation is MSLFDAFKPKWQNSNPEKRLEAIAELGADNQDVLDRIASSDTDASVRIAAVKKLNIISTLRKISESDSDEEVKRTAKTRYLEEVVKKLKNEAQPSAEDLAYLQDVKDTHYAEDLLKGVNTAGLVRAELVKICTKQSILALAANRDLDEDIAMTAARKVTSDSLLQDIAKSSRQPEVRKAASERIRARKDAEDNGKKAAELLASKREALVQQAHFLAAQKEPLSVKSQFESLMEEAAKLGMGDKQATIDEVYASFKKFCDEADAARIAAEKAEAEKQAKIAALTAGLEELESLISENKVADNAERVDAILAECAESKSLMDAAWTKRYNNATFKVQDLRKVKEVVVDVPEATDESVRPELLERLKALADTDANDMTKKHLHAIVREWEKLPLLEGEDPMLQSYNALRNTLSNKISAYEEDSQKRFEENSAKLKAIIEKVKALDENEDFRDLNKKVREFYQQWKEIVGENKFKYHDLWQEYKAATARFQEMQQWENWHNEKDRDDLLLEMDALTKEEGSQAVLAKLKDITNRWKEIGPISAAKLQEYRDHFQSNYEKIKENCAAFIEEMTAERQKNLAAKEVLCAKIEELVKNTEMFWKDKYKAMQEIQEQWKAIGMVPKENVAALTERFKAATAAYYAQHKENLKAEDKNREANYEKKVALCMEAEALKESNDWNATPNKLKQLQESWKAVGPVPKSKSDEIWNRFRTACDSFFEKKRAHFEEMDASKQKNLDAKNALCEKLEAMEAAGQGTLDELKAMEAEWKAIGMVPKEAIETISNRYNTVYNKILERLAHADSTLAQGLDVIKEKKNAMIDKVRQFAESAGSNQLADAVRELQKEWRELGFCGIEDMDLYKKFREACDDFFTRRRDQLDIQEQARQNNLQKKLLLCEQAEDLLTDLNEQTVGASMNKVKHLRRLWKEVGAVPREHSEKTWQRFNTACDKVFAFGRKDKEEAPAAEAAPAEA
- the priA gene encoding primosomal protein N' — its product is MTKRIPKLIAPEEVHQKLKSELLTDFCEVYIPMAPDVYTYGVPAGVTLVRGDIVWVQFATRKKPALAVVSKVHQDRPKFDVRPAYPHQSGYRFSERYMEMLEWTARYYISTPMKALFVFWPSDFEKYLAAVAVDSRQETKDERTAQRGLQTRDEINAPTLTLEQTNAFNTLCEELNKTGFRGVLLHGVTGSGKTRVYQELAREALKQNKKVLILVPEIGLTPQTLKRFEDFLQVPIVVLHSALSAPKKREGYVSILKGDVQVVLGTRSAILAPFDFDLVILDEEHDTSFKQQDPAPRYHTREMAFHLAYKYGALVVLGSATPCLETFYNALAKNLKIVTLKERATQAPLPKVQIIDMGKMRQQKGILLSPTLREALTDCIEKGDQAIILMNRRGFSKMRVCTECGETLYCKHCHIPLVYHKQYRSLMCHYCAALYPVNTPCSACGAETYEFVGGAIEMLEEEIAEWIPNAKVIRMDRDTTQNVGATEKILDAFRNREYNILIGTQMVAKGHDFPGVQLVGVVGADSGLGIPDFRSTERLFQLLSQTAGRAGRAGGEGQVLIQTLKPSEPIMQFAVNHDFIGFANKEMEDRRAAFYPPFCKLVEISCGSRDEDLLRHTVERLEALLRANKNLMVLGPVDAFVPVVQNVHWAKLYIKTQDLAPVRKVLHPIINAPKPWVQNVEIKVEIE